One Gopherus evgoodei ecotype Sinaloan lineage chromosome 1, rGopEvg1_v1.p, whole genome shotgun sequence genomic window, GCAAAGAAAACAGTTTGGAGACTGATGGAACCCAGACTACTTGCTATGAATTGGAACTAATTTTACAAATAtccattaaaaaattaatatgaCTTAGGAAAAAAGTGTTTTGTGCCTTTTGCAATAGAGCTCAATGACAGTACTTCCATACACTGTCCCACGCTACTGCAAAACCTCTTTCCCTTGGCCCAAACAACAATGCATCAGCAACAGACAGTTTCACAGCATGGTGACTGCCCTTGAGGACTTCTGATGGTCTAACACATACATACCCTGCCACAGTAATAAGTGGAGGGGATGAGACAGTTACAAATGCATTTTCAATTTCACAGCTAcagtttatttataaataaagtagATGTGGTAGATTATTTACTTGACTTCCCTTGCAACCCTTCCATTTTGCCTGCCCCCATATAGTGAAGGAAAGTTATATTATTGGAACTTAACAGTGCCgctcatttttaaaacagaacttCACAAAGGGAACATGGGAAAGTTCTACTTAAAAACTAATGGTGCAACAAGACCCTGAGATTTTAGTTTCAGCTGTTAAGGTACTAGTTCATCTACTGCAAAGTAGATCCGTGTAGGGTGATAAGTGCTATGACAAGAACCTGCTATTTTCACAGAAGTGACACTGCCGAAAGGTGCAACTTTTCAACAGACATTCATAGATCAAATAAAAAATGCATGGAAAACAGCAGAGGTCACAActctatatataaaaatgtgactAGATACTGTTATGTAAATTTGTATTAGTTACTGTTGTCACTATTAATCATTCTTATTTACAACATTCTGTAGTGATAAAAATTCTACTACTTTCCATGTATTATGTTGTTTTAGGACAAACTGCTAtagtatacatacatacacacacacacacacacttcaaaaagCCATCTTAATGTGCTTACATCTATCATTGTCATTTTGATCAGCAATGGCATCTTCCAGAGTGACAGACTTTGGCTTCTTTTCATTATTTCCCTTCAAGTTTTCCCAGTCTGCCTGGTTGAATCTGCAGACCTCCGAGTCTTTGGTTGCTGTGTggccttctctctctttcatctccAACTCTGAGAAGCGCATCATTGCACGCTAGAAAGAGAATTGAtatgaaaaaaatctcacaatAAAAGCTACTCCATTTACCTTACCTTATATGAAAGTATTTCCAAAGAAAAATCTGCTCAAAACCAAAGTTTGAGATATATATCTAACATATAAAGTTTAAAATATCTCAGTtgtataaaaatattcaaaatttctAGTATCTATATGTAAAAATCCACACAATTCTTCCATATATAAAGATATAcagtatataaaaacaaaaacattctgttTTGGAGGtataagaaacaaaacaaaaacataaaaacagAAACTGCACAATGAATAAAGACGACCATGGCCCACAAACTTCCCTTTGTGTATTTGGAAATGAAATTTAACTCAAAGGTTTATGTAAGATTCTAGTAATAAAAATTTGAAGAACTGACCTCACAGTAAGCAGCAGGTAGACATAAAATACTGTCCTCTTGTAATCCTTCCATCTATGTAATTAAAATGGGCACTCAATGGATCATTTAAATAATTTCATCCATTTTTATAAGCATAAACCAATTCTTTTCTTAACATTGCACAACAATTTGGTTTAACTcatcttttaaattaaaagtaaagTATCTTAAGGAAATTCCTACACAATATCTGTCATCGCTCAACATCAAATTCAATACTGCTTCTATTCCTTTACTACATTCTTGATTGGTGAAAAGGTTGCATAAAAGTTGCATAAAACCCACCAACACATGGCTGCTTCTCCTCTCCATCAAATGTCACGTATGGTATAGCAATCAGAACGTCTGGATACCCTTTGCTATCTTACAGTACAGGCCTACTTGAGAAGCTAAAGCAACCACTAGTCTAACATATCATGCATTCTTCAGCTCCCCTAACCGCAGAATAGTTAATACTTATGTTATCAGCACTTTATCAGTTCTCATTTACAGCATTTTTTAAACTGACTAGTGAATACATATAGTTCACATCTACTATTATTCACATAACCTGGCTTCAcaattttataaacaaaaaattATTGTTACCATTTCTGGCAACATCTAGACCAAATAACATATTCCCCACCTGTGTAGGATATATCAAATTTAATACTTGACTGTGActttataaacaaaaacacaaaaaatgcTTTGGTAGTTAAACTTCACAGACTCACCTGCAGTGCCCGCTGCTCTCGGCTGAGTTGACTAGAATCTGCATACAGTTCAGTTGTAACACACTTGAATCGATCACCTACATAGCCAGCAGAGTTTGCAATTCTTTTTGCCAATTTAGACGGCTTGGGTTTCAATATTTTGCCATCAGTAGATTCTAGATCATCAGTTCCATCTTTGGTATATGTCTGATTAGACTCAATACTTGACTGTATATTTCCCATACAAAGTTGTTTTGCACCATCCTGTACTTTGCCAAAACACATAGCTGGACCATCACTTCCATGAGTATTCTCTAAGAAAGCAGAGGAAGGCTGAACTGGTAatctttctttattttggcttccTGATATGTCCTCTTTCCTTAAATTGAACAGTGATGAATTCTGGGCCTGTTTAAAATTATAGGTTTCGTGGAAATCATTATTTCTTCCAAACTCTTCTCTCATTACAATAAAATCTCTGTGCTGAAACACGTGTTCTACCTTGCGCTTCGTGATGTCACTAGTTTGATTACTGCTTTCAGTAGTAAAGCCAGATTTTGCTACATTTGTTTCACTTTTCACATCTTGTTCATCTCGCAGAAGATCTGAAAAGATGTGTTTGTCACTTTTGGCCGTGTTCTTACTATGACTTGAACTTTGGTGTAATTTTGTGTTCTTATCAATAGGTACTTCATAATGTGTTTTTGTACTGGTTTCCAGCATCTCTGGCAATCTGTTTCTTGTAGCAGGATCCTCATAGCGGAGCCTTTCGTGTGATCTAGATCTTCTTTCTGATTTTTCATCCTTATTTATTTCCAAAGTTGAATGCTGTAACAACATAGGATGTaccatccccatccccagggcATCTTGATAGGTCATAAACTCTCCTCTAGCAGCTGGCAGGGTGTATGGAATGCCAGGTTTTGGTGCCAGATGCCCAGGGAAAAGACTGCCATTGGGTAACAAAAGTGGATGAGGATACACAGGTCCTTTTCCATGTAAAGATAAAGGGCTTATAGCTATACCCTCTGGAACTGGAAATGGGAGATAACTTCTTGGATATGGCAATGGTGGAGATCGGAATGCCTCGTTTGGAGGTAAAAACATGGAACTCGATGCAAGGGCATTCTCATTTGCTTTGAAACTAGATTCTTGATTATTGGACTTAGTCACTTTACTGTTATGTTTTGCAGACGTTGCTAAAGGTTGTCCTATATGCTGTATGACAGATGCAGTACTTTCCATAGCACTCCTGTTTGTCTTGGTGCAATCTACATTGGCATTTGGGGCTGGTGAAGCAGATGCTGGCCGACCTCCACTTGACACAGACCCTGAAATATTACTGACTACTGCTTCTGTTCCACCCATCCTAGGGCAAGAAGAACTTCTCTGTTGTGGTATCACCCAGTCTAATGCTTTGTTTTTCAACTGCATGTTTTTACCACCAGTATCTTCGTTCGGACTTGGACCAGGAACAACCCAGGATGAGGGCGCAGTGCTAATTATTTCAGGTCTATAGAGAGGACAACCATTTCCCAAAGGAAAAATAGTTTCTTTCTGAACATCGCTTCCAGGTAAAACTAATCCACTTCCACCTCGGCTATGAACTAAAACAGTAGGTGCCATTTTTTTAATAAGGTCAGATTTGGTTGTCTCTGCATCAACAACTTTTGATGACAAGTCTAATGGCTTGTCTATGACATCTTTGgcagttgtttgtttttctattgGCAGAGGTGACCGGCTGTCCTTTCTATCATGACCTGTTTTTCTTACATGtgttgcagcttgctgtgaaatTTCACCAGTGTCATGAGTTTTGGGAATTTTTCCATTAGATAGTCGTGAAGAAGGAAATTCATTACTTACACTCACATATGGCTTTGGGAGCGTAACTGAAGAAGGGGACGTCGAAATTCTGGTAAACTGTTTGTGATACTCCGAGTAGGTATCCCCAACTTGTGTGGGCAGATGAACTCTAGGAGATGGTCTTGGTGAATGAGATAACAAGATAGCAGGGTCTGTCGACATATTACCAGCAGCTGACTTTGCAGATGGGACTCTGGGCTGTTTGCTGTTCTGAATATGTGGATAGGCATGAGAGTCAATAGGATTTCCAGGACTGACTCCCATCTTCCAAGACAAGCTTTTATCTGGACAGTGCACTAGTGGTGGAATTGCTGGAGATGCTGAAGCAGCTGAGATCCTCATTGGTGAAGCTAAAGATGATGGAATGTGGGGAGTAACGTAGTGAGAAGGCGGCAGATATAAAAAACGTTCGCCATTTGTACATACAGGTGAATACGTCAGATGTTGTGGTAAGCTGTATGTGGACTGCTGAGGTAGCAATGCCTTATACATGTTCAATGAATACTTATTTGGTGAGTCAAGAAAAGGATATAGAGCGGGTGTTGCACCCTCCATATAAGGATTTACCCAGGGAAGCCTTAGGTAACT contains:
- the BCOR gene encoding BCL-6 corepressor isoform X1 — its product is MLSATPLYGNVHSWMSNERVRMCGINEDRKIPVNDGDAPKSRLELREENHLNHSVVDATTAHRIDSLAALSMDRSGLMREGLRVPSSIVYSSLCGLGSEKGRDATNSIAGLGFTPERNPEMQFKSNPSEAIENAAVSVKPPNGFSAIYKTPGIQKNSVPTGETLGLDRTSSDKQSPLNVNGASYLRLPWVNPYMEGATPALYPFLDSPNKYSLNMYKALLPQQSTYSLPQHLTYSPVCTNGERFLYLPPSHYVTPHIPSSLASPMRISAASASPAIPPLVHCPDKSLSWKMGVSPGNPIDSHAYPHIQNSKQPRVPSAKSAAGNMSTDPAILLSHSPRPSPRVHLPTQVGDTYSEYHKQFTRISTSPSSVTLPKPYVSVSNEFPSSRLSNGKIPKTHDTGEISQQAATHVRKTGHDRKDSRSPLPIEKQTTAKDVIDKPLDLSSKVVDAETTKSDLIKKMAPTVLVHSRGGSGLVLPGSDVQKETIFPLGNGCPLYRPEIISTAPSSWVVPGPSPNEDTGGKNMQLKNKALDWVIPQQRSSSCPRMGGTEAVVSNISGSVSSGGRPASASPAPNANVDCTKTNRSAMESTASVIQHIGQPLATSAKHNSKVTKSNNQESSFKANENALASSSMFLPPNEAFRSPPLPYPRSYLPFPVPEGIAISPLSLHGKGPVYPHPLLLPNGSLFPGHLAPKPGIPYTLPAARGEFMTYQDALGMGMVHPMLLQHSTLEINKDEKSERRSRSHERLRYEDPATRNRLPEMLETSTKTHYEVPIDKNTKLHQSSSHSKNTAKSDKHIFSDLLRDEQDVKSETNVAKSGFTTESSNQTSDITKRKVEHVFQHRDFIVMREEFGRNNDFHETYNFKQAQNSSLFNLRKEDISGSQNKERLPVQPSSAFLENTHGSDGPAMCFGKVQDGAKQLCMGNIQSSIESNQTYTKDGTDDLESTDGKILKPKPSKLAKRIANSAGYVGDRFKCVTTELYADSSQLSREQRALQMEGLQEDSILCLPAAYCERAMMRFSELEMKEREGHTATKDSEVCRFNQADWENLKGNNEKKPKSVTLEDAIADQNDNDRCDFNSAENNQDHFLETSEERDPPTEKYYLERHPLYENIGDRSTEDISQHPCPRLDRKRKHSGERVQNEGSQNENSVDELQDEAVSKAKKRRSSKDDWPEREMTNNSSNHLEEPNCNEVTNLKVCIELTGLHPKKQRHLQHLRELWEQQVSPERSPSGKLGRQSRKDLAEAVQPEATAKVKDCTEERHTRKRSEVKSNRSWSEESLKTSDNEQGLPLFMVSPPAKSLSSTNANSKKQSQPSCTPALRLAAKQQKIKESQNTDVLCTDEEEDFQATFLLQRYSECEKPSGKRQCKTKHLALQERRRRSSLTGDDTTDIENAEDKPSQLQIASTPQETTPSRPMPPEARRLIVNKNAGETLLQRAARLGYEEVVLYCLENKVCDVNHRDNAGYCALHEACARGWLSIVRHLLEYGADVNCSAQDGTRPIHDAVENDHLEIVRLLLSYGADPTLATYSGRTIVKMTHSELMETFLTEYLTDLQGRSVDDPGLYWDFYGSSVCDPKDESGFDILANPPGPSDEDEDGFSDVFEFEFSDGPLLPCYNIQVSLSQGPRNWVLLSDIVKRLKMSSRIFRCNFPNVEVVTITEAEFYKQISLSQLFSCAKDLEAFNPESKELLDLVEFTSELQTLLGSSLEWLHPDDDNLSDLHW
- the BCOR gene encoding BCL-6 corepressor isoform X5, producing the protein MLSATPLYGNVHSWMSNERVRMCGINEDRKIPVNDGDAPKSRLELREENHLNHSVVDATTAHRIDSLAALSMDRSGLMREGLRVPSSIVYSSLCGLGSEKGRDATNSIAGLGFTPERNPEMQFKSNPSEAIENAAVSVKPPNGFSAIYKTPGIQKNSVPTGETLGLDRTSSDKQSPLNVNGASYLRLPWVNPYMEGATPALYPFLDSPNKYSLNMYKALLPQQSTYSLPQHLTYSPVCTNGERFLYLPPSHYVTPHIPSSLASPMRISAASASPAIPPLVHCPDKSLSWKMGVSPGNPIDSHAYPHIQNSKQPRVPSAKSAAGNMSTDPAILLSHSPRPSPRVHLPTQVGDTYSEYHKQFTRISTSPSSVTLPKPYVSVSNEFPSSRLSNGKIPKTHDTGEISQQAATHVRKTGHDRKDSRSPLPIEKQTTAKDVIDKPLDLSSKVVDAETTKSDLIKKMAPTVLVHSRGGSGLVLPGSDVQKETIFPLGNGCPLYRPEIISTAPSSWVVPGPSPNEDTGGKNMQLKNKALDWVIPQQRSSSCPRMGGTEAVVSNISGSVSSGGRPASASPAPNANVDCTKTNRSAMESTASVIQHIGQPLATSAKHNSKVTKSNNQESSFKANENALASSSMFLPPNEAFRSPPLPYPRSYLPFPVPEGIAISPLSLHGKGPVYPHPLLLPNGSLFPGHLAPKPGIPYTLPAARGEFMTYQDALGMGMVHPMLLQHSTLEINKDEKSERRSRSHERLRYEDPATRNRLPEMLETSTKTHYEVPIDKNTKLHQSSSHSKNTAKSDKHIFSDLLRDEQDVKSETNVAKSGFTTESSNQTSDITKRKVEHVFQHRDFIVMREEFGRNNDFHETYNFKQAQNSSLFNLRKEDISGSQNKERLPVQPSSAFLENTHGSDGPAMCFGKVQDGAKQLCMGNIQSSIESNQTYTKDGTDDLESTDGKILKPKPSKLAKRIANSAGYVGDRFKCVTTELYADSSQLSREQRALQMEGLQEDSILCLPAAYCERAMMRFSELEMKEREGHTATKDSEVCRFNQADWENLKGNNEKKPKSVTLEDAIADQNDNDRCDFNSAENNQDHFLETSEERDPPTEKYYLERHPLYENIGDRSTEDISQHPCPRLDRKRKHSGERVQNEGSQNENSVDELQDEAVSKAKKRRSSKDDWPEREMTNNSSNHLEEPNCNEVTNLKVCIELTGLHPKKQRHLQHLRELWEQQVSPERSPSGKLGRQSRKDLAEAVQPEATAKVKDCTEERHTRKRSEVKSNRSWSEESLKTSDNEQGLPLFMVSPPAKSLSSTNANSKKQSQPSCTPALRLAAKQQKIKESQNTDVLCTDEEEDFQATFLLQRYSECEKPSGKRQCKTKHLALQERRRRSSLTGDDTTDIENAEDKPSQLQIASTPQETTPSRPMPPEARRLIVNKNAGETLLQRAARLGYEEVVLYCLENKVCDVNHRDNAGYCALHEACARGWLSIVRHLLEYGADVNCSAQDGTRPIHDAVENDHLEIVRLLLSYGADPTLATYSGRTIVKMTHSELMETFLTEYLTDLQGRSVDDPGLYWDFYGSSVCDPKDESGFDILANPPGPSDEDEDGFSDVFEFEFSDGPLLPCYNIQVSLSQG
- the BCOR gene encoding BCL-6 corepressor isoform X2; the encoded protein is MLSATPLYGNVHSWMSNERVRMCGINEDRKIPVNDGDAPKSRLELREENHLNHSVVDATTAHRIDSLAALSMDRSGLMREGLRVPSSIVYSSLCGLGSEKGRDATNSIAGLGFTPERNPEMQFKSNPSEAIENAAVSVKPPNGFSAIYKTPGIQKNSVPTGETLGLDRTSSDKQSPLNVNGASYLRLPWVNPYMEGATPALYPFLDSPNKYSLNMYKALLPQQSTYSLPQHLTYSPVCTNGERFLYLPPSHYVTPHIPSSLASPMRISAASASPAIPPLVHCPDKSLSWKMGVSPGNPIDSHAYPHIQNSKQPRVPSAKSAAGNMSTDPAILLSHSPRPSPRVHLPTQVGDTYSEYHKQFTRISTSPSSVTLPKPYVSVSNEFPSSRLSNGKIPKTHDTGEISQQAATHVRKTGHDRKDSRSPLPIEKQTTAKDVIDKPLDLSSKVVDAETTKSDLIKKMAPTVLVHSRGGSGLVLPGSDVQKETIFPLGNGCPLYRPEIISTAPSSWVVPGPSPNEDTGGKNMQLKNKALDWVIPQQRSSSCPRMGGTEAVVSNISGSVSSGGRPASASPAPNANVDCTKTNRSAMESTASVIQHIGQPLATSAKHNSKVTKSNNQESSFKANENALASSSMFLPPNEAFRSPPLPYPRSYLPFPVPEGIAISPLSLHGKGPVYPHPLLLPNGSLFPGHLAPKPGIPYTLPAARGEFMTYQDALGMGMVHPMLLQHSTLEINKDEKSERRSRSHERLRYEDPATRNRLPEMLETSTKTHYEVPIDKNTKLHQSSSHSKNTAKSDKHIFSDLLRDEQDVKSETNVAKSGFTTESSNQTSDITKRKVEHVFQHRDFIVMREEFGRNNDFHETYNFKQAQNSSLFNLRKEDISGSQNKERLPVQPSSAFLENTHGSDGPAMCFGKVQDGAKQLCMGNIQSSIESNQTYTKDGTDDLESTDGKILKPKPSKLAKRIANSAGYVGDRFKCVTTELYADSSQLSREQRALQRAMMRFSELEMKEREGHTATKDSEVCRFNQADWENLKGNNEKKPKSVTLEDAIADQNDNDRCDFNSAENNQDHFLETSEERDPPTEKYYLERHPLYENIGDRSTEDISQHPCPRLDRKRKHSGERVQNEGSQNENSVDELQDEAVSKAKKRRSSKDDWPEREMTNNSSNHLEEPNCNEVTNLKVCIELTGLHPKKQRHLQHLRELWEQQVSPERSPSGKLGRQSRKDLAEAVQPEATAKVKDCTEERHTRKRSEVKSNRSWSEESLKTSDNEQGLPLFMVSPPAKSLSSTNANSKKQSQPSCTPALRLAAKQQKIKESQNTDVLCTDEEEDFQATFLLQRYSECEKPSGKRQCKTKHLALQERRRRSSLTGDDTTDIENAEDKPSQLQIASTPQETTPSRPMPPEARRLIVNKNAGETLLQRAARLGYEEVVLYCLENKVCDVNHRDNAGYCALHEACARGWLSIVRHLLEYGADVNCSAQDGTRPIHDAVENDHLEIVRLLLSYGADPTLATYSGRTIVKMTHSELMETFLTEYLTDLQGRSVDDPGLYWDFYGSSVCDPKDESGFDILANPPGPSDEDEDGFSDVFEFEFSDGPLLPCYNIQVSLSQGPRNWVLLSDIVKRLKMSSRIFRCNFPNVEVVTITEAEFYKQISLSQLFSCAKDLEAFNPESKELLDLVEFTSELQTLLGSSLEWLHPDDDNLSDLHW
- the BCOR gene encoding BCL-6 corepressor isoform X6, with the protein product MLSATPLYGNVHSWMSNERVRMCGINEDRKIPVNDGDAPKSRLELREENHLNHSVVDATTAHRIDSLAALSMDRSGLMREGLRVPSSIVYSSLCGLGSEKGRDATNSIAGLGFTPERNPEMQFKSNPSEAIENAAVSVKPPNGFSAIYKTPGIQKNSVPTGETLGLDRTSSDKQSPLNVNGASYLRLPWVNPYMEGATPALYPFLDSPNKYSLNMYKALLPQQSTYSLPQHLTYSPVCTNGERFLYLPPSHYVTPHIPSSLASPMRISAASASPAIPPLVHCPDKSLSWKMGVSPGNPIDSHAYPHIQNSKQPRVPSAKSAAGNMSTDPAILLSHSPRPSPRVHLPTQVGDTYSEYHKQFTRISTSPSSVTLPKPYVSVSNEFPSSRLSNGKIPKTHDTGEISQQAATHVRKTGHDRKDSRSPLPIEKQTTAKDVIDKPLDLSSKVVDAETTKSDLIKKMAPTVLVHSRGGSGLVLPGSDVQKETIFPLGNGCPLYRPEIISTAPSSWVVPGPSPNEDTGGKNMQLKNKALDWVIPQQRSSSCPRMGGTEAVVSNISGSVSSGGRPASASPAPNANVDCTKTNRSAMESTASVIQHIGQPLATSAKHNSKVTKSNNQESSFKANENALASSSMFLPPNEAFRSPPLPYPRSYLPFPVPEGIAISPLSLHGKGPVYPHPLLLPNGSLFPGHLAPKPGIPYTLPAARGEFMTYQDALGMGMVHPMLLQHSTLEINKDEKSERRSRSHERLRYEDPATRNRLPEMLETSTKTHYEVPIDKNTKLHQSSSHSKNTAKSDKHIFSDLLRDEQDVKSETNVAKSGFTTESSNQTSDITKRKVEHVFQHRDFIVMREEFGRNNDFHETYNFKQAQNSSLFNLRKEDISGSQNKERLPVQPSSAFLENTHGSDGPAMCFGKVQDGAKQLCMGNIQSSIESNQTYTKDGTDDLESTDGKILKPKPSKLAKRIANSAGYVGDRFKCVTTELYADSSQLSREQRALQMEGLQEDSILCLPAAYCERAMMRFSELEMKEREGHTATKDSEVCRFNQADWENLKGNNEKKPKSVTLEDAIADQNDNDRCDFNSAENNQDHFLETSEERDPPTEKYYLERHPLYENIGDRSTEDISQHPCPRLDRKRKHSGERVQNEGSQNENSVDELQDEAVSKAKKRRSSKGLPLFMVSPPAKSLSSTNANSKKQSQPSCTPALRLAAKQQKIKESQNTDVLCTDEEEDFQATFLLQRYSECEKPSGKRQCKTKHLALQERRRRSSLTGDDTTDIENAEDKPSQLQIASTPQETTPSRPMPPEARRLIVNKNAGETLLQRAARLGYEEVVLYCLENKVCDVNHRDNAGYCALHEACARGWLSIVRHLLEYGADVNCSAQDGTRPIHDAVENDHLEIVRLLLSYGADPTLATYSGRTIVKMTHSELMETFLTEYLTDLQGRSVDDPGLYWDFYGSSVCDPKDESGFDILANPPGPSDEDEDGFSDVFEFEFSDGPLLPCYNIQVSLSQGPRNWVLLSDIVKRLKMSSRIFRCNFPNVEVVTITEAEFYKQISLSQLFSCAKDLEAFNPESKELLDLVEFTSELQTLLGSSLEWLHPDDDNLSDLHW
- the BCOR gene encoding BCL-6 corepressor isoform X4, which translates into the protein MLSATPLYGNVHSWMSNERVRMCGINEDRKIPVNDGDAPKSRLELREENHLNHSVVDATTAHRIDSLAALSMDRSGLMREGLRVPSSIVYSSLCGLGSEKGRDATNSIAGLGFTPERNPEMQFKSNPSEAIENAAVSVKPPNGFSAIYKTPGIQKNSVPTGETLGLDRTSSDKQSPLNVNGASYLRLPWVNPYMEGATPALYPFLDSPNKYSLNMYKALLPQQSTYSLPQHLTYSPVCTNGERFLYLPPSHYVTPHIPSSLASPMRISAASASPAIPPLVHCPDKSLSWKMGVSPGNPIDSHAYPHIQNSKQPRVPSAKSAAGNMSTDPAILLSHSPRPSPRVHLPTQVGDTYSEYHKQFTRISTSPSSVTLPKPYVSVSNEFPSSRLSNGKIPKTHDTGEISQQAATHVRKTGHDRKDSRSPLPIEKQTTAKDVIDKPLDLSSKVVDAETTKSDLIKKMAPTVLVHSRGGSGLVLPGSDVQKETIFPLGNGCPLYRPEIISTAPSSWVVPGPSPNEDTGGKNMQLKNKALDWVIPQQRSSSCPRMGGTEAVVSNISGSVSSGGRPASASPAPNANVDCTKTNRSAMESTASVIQHIGQPLATSAKHNSKVTKSNNQESSFKANENALASSSMFLPPNEAFRSPPLPYPRSYLPFPVPEGIAISPLSLHGKGPVYPHPLLLPNGSLFPGHLAPKPGIPYTLPAARGEFMTYQDALGMGMVHPMLLQHSTLEINKDEKSERRSRSHERLRYEDPATRNRLPEMLETSTKTHYEVPIDKNTKLHQSSSHSKNTAKSDKHIFSDLLRDEQDVKSETNVAKSGFTTESSNQTSDITKRKVEHVFQHRDFIVMREEFGRNNDFHETYNFKQAQNSSLFNLRKEDISGSQNKERLPVQPSSAFLENTHGSDGPAMCFGKVQDGAKQLCMGNIQSSIESNQTYTKDGTDDLESTDGKILKPKPSKLAKRIANSAGYVGDRFKCVTTELYADSSQLSREQRALQRAMMRFSELEMKEREGHTATKDSEVCRFNQADWENLKGNNEKKPKSVTLEDAIADQNDNDRCDFNSAENNQDHFLETSEERDPPTEKYYLERHPLYENIGDRSTEDISQHPCPRLDRKRKHSGERVQNEGSQNENSVDELQDEAVSKAKKRRSSKGLHPKKQRHLQHLRELWEQQVSPERSPSGKLGRQSRKDLAEAVQPEATAKVKDCTEERHTRKRSEVKSNRSWSEESLKTSDNEQGLPLFMVSPPAKSLSSTNANSKKQSQPSCTPALRLAAKQQKIKESQNTDVLCTDEEEDFQATFLLQRYSECEKPSGKRQCKTKHLALQERRRRSSLTGDDTTDIENAEDKPSQLQIASTPQETTPSRPMPPEARRLIVNKNAGETLLQRAARLGYEEVVLYCLENKVCDVNHRDNAGYCALHEACARGWLSIVRHLLEYGADVNCSAQDGTRPIHDAVENDHLEIVRLLLSYGADPTLATYSGRTIVKMTHSELMETFLTEYLTDLQGRSVDDPGLYWDFYGSSVCDPKDESGFDILANPPGPSDEDEDGFSDVFEFEFSDGPLLPCYNIQVSLSQGPRNWVLLSDIVKRLKMSSRIFRCNFPNVEVVTITEAEFYKQISLSQLFSCAKDLEAFNPESKELLDLVEFTSELQTLLGSSLEWLHPDDDNLSDLHW
- the BCOR gene encoding BCL-6 corepressor isoform X3 yields the protein MLSATPLYGNVHSWMSNERVRMCGINEDRKIPVNDGDAPKSRLELREENHLNHSVVDATTAHRIDSLAALSMDRSGLMREGLRVPSSIVYSSLCGLGSEKGRDATNSIAGLGFTPERNPEMQFKSNPSEAIENAAVSVKPPNGFSAIYKTPGIQKNSVPTGETLGLDRTSSDKQSPLNVNGASYLRLPWVNPYMEGATPALYPFLDSPNKYSLNMYKALLPQQSTYSLPQHLTYSPVCTNGERFLYLPPSHYVTPHIPSSLASPMRISAASASPAIPPLVHCPDKSLSWKMGVSPGNPIDSHAYPHIQNSKQPRVPSAKSAAGNMSTDPAILLSHSPRPSPRVHLPTQVGDTYSEYHKQFTRISTSPSSVTLPKPYVSVSNEFPSSRLSNGKIPKTHDTGEISQQAATHVRKTGHDRKDSRSPLPIEKQTTAKDVIDKPLDLSSKVVDAETTKSDLIKKMAPTVLVHSRGGSGLVLPGSDVQKETIFPLGNGCPLYRPEIISTAPSSWVVPGPSPNEDTGGKNMQLKNKALDWVIPQQRSSSCPRMGGTEAVVSNISGSVSSGGRPASASPAPNANVDCTKTNRSAMESTASVIQHIGQPLATSAKHNSKVTKSNNQESSFKANENALASSSMFLPPNEAFRSPPLPYPRSYLPFPVPEGIAISPLSLHGKGPVYPHPLLLPNGSLFPGHLAPKPGIPYTLPAARGEFMTYQDALGMGMVHPMLLQHSTLEINKDEKSERRSRSHERLRYEDPATRNRLPEMLETSTKTHYEVPIDKNTKLHQSSSHSKNTAKSDKHIFSDLLRDEQDVKSETNVAKSGFTTESSNQTSDITKRKVEHVFQHRDFIVMREEFGRNNDFHETYNFKQAQNSSLFNLRKEDISGSQNKERLPVQPSSAFLENTHGSDGPAMCFGKVQDGAKQLCMGNIQSSIESNQTYTKDGTDDLESTDGKILKPKPSKLAKRIANSAGYVGDRFKCVTTELYADSSQLSREQRALQMEGLQEDSILCLPAAYCERAMMRFSELEMKEREGHTATKDSEVCRFNQADWENLKGNNEKKPKSVTLEDAIADQNDNDRCDFNSAENNQDHFLETSEERDPPTEKYYLERHPLYENIGDRSTEDISQHPCPRLDRKRKHSGERVQNEGSQNENSVDELQDEAVSKAKKRRSSKGLHPKKQRHLQHLRELWEQQVSPERSPSGKLGRQSRKDLAEAVQPEATAKVKDCTEERHTRKRSEVKSNRSWSEESLKTSDNEQGLPLFMVSPPAKSLSSTNANSKKQSQPSCTPALRLAAKQQKIKESQNTDVLCTDEEEDFQATFLLQRYSECEKPSGKRQCKTKHLALQERRRRSSLTGDDTTDIENAEDKPSQLQIASTPQETTPSRPMPPEARRLIVNKNAGETLLQRAARLGYEEVVLYCLENKVCDVNHRDNAGYCALHEACARGWLSIVRHLLEYGADVNCSAQDGTRPIHDAVENDHLEIVRLLLSYGADPTLATYSGRTIVKMTHSELMETFLTEYLTDLQGRSVDDPGLYWDFYGSSVCDPKDESGFDILANPPGPSDEDEDGFSDVFEFEFSDGPLLPCYNIQVSLSQGPRNWVLLSDIVKRLKMSSRIFRCNFPNVEVVTITEAEFYKQISLSQLFSCAKDLEAFNPESKELLDLVEFTSELQTLLGSSLEWLHPDDDNLSDLHW